Proteins co-encoded in one Spirosoma endbachense genomic window:
- a CDS encoding TolC family protein — protein sequence MRLLLSFFSFFLFAQFVQGRPLVSQLTAPEDSLFLTLRQADSLFLKNNLQLLAERFRIDASQAQVIQAGLYDNPTVTVELSTYNNETKRLLDVGRQGQKTVAIEQLLYTAGKRNKRIGLATEAARLTGLEMLDLLRGLRFDLRTRFYSIYFQRQTLARFDQQLATLQTTVTAYEKQYERSNVSLRELLRLKALLFQLSNDRTSIVFQLADDERALRTLLSVDVSINPVVAEESLTRYRLPVQPDDSLRQMALRNRPDLLATASLTRQAELNYNLQRALAVPDVRIGGAYDQAGSYINNYVGLSLSTDIPFFNRNQGAIRAARSQIGYQSQLQRQRAIQVSNEVATSLLKVREVERRVQGLERQFSDQFDQLNRGVIANFQKGNISLLEFVDMIEAYNDSVQQLNRLKADRVGAYEELNYLIGEDLFKE from the coding sequence ATGCGGTTGCTGCTTTCATTCTTCAGTTTCTTTCTTTTTGCCCAATTTGTCCAGGGTCGTCCCCTGGTGTCGCAACTCACTGCGCCAGAGGATTCATTATTTTTAACGCTCCGGCAAGCGGACAGTTTGTTTCTAAAAAACAACCTGCAACTACTGGCCGAGCGATTCCGGATCGATGCCAGTCAGGCACAGGTCATTCAGGCGGGTCTCTACGACAACCCAACCGTAACCGTTGAGCTTAGCACCTATAATAACGAGACCAAACGCCTGCTGGATGTTGGTCGTCAGGGGCAGAAAACGGTCGCCATTGAGCAGTTGCTCTACACGGCTGGCAAACGCAACAAGCGTATTGGACTAGCCACAGAAGCGGCCCGTCTGACGGGTCTGGAGATGCTTGATCTGTTGCGGGGGCTTCGTTTCGATTTGCGAACCCGGTTTTATTCGATCTATTTTCAACGGCAAACACTGGCCCGGTTCGATCAGCAGCTGGCCACTCTTCAAACAACTGTAACAGCCTACGAGAAGCAGTACGAACGAAGTAATGTATCGCTCCGTGAGCTGCTCCGGCTTAAGGCCTTGTTGTTTCAGCTCAGTAATGACCGAACCAGTATTGTGTTTCAACTAGCCGACGACGAGCGGGCCCTTCGGACGCTGCTGTCGGTTGATGTTTCAATTAATCCAGTGGTGGCCGAAGAAAGCCTGACCCGATATCGTTTGCCGGTCCAACCGGATGATTCGCTCCGCCAGATGGCCCTGCGCAACCGCCCTGACCTGTTAGCGACGGCTTCACTGACGCGCCAGGCCGAATTAAACTACAATTTACAGCGAGCACTGGCAGTACCCGATGTGCGAATCGGGGGGGCTTACGATCAGGCCGGAAGCTACATTAACAACTACGTCGGCCTGTCGCTTTCGACCGACATTCCATTTTTCAATCGCAATCAGGGCGCCATTCGGGCGGCTCGTAGCCAGATCGGTTACCAGAGCCAACTCCAGCGACAACGCGCCATTCAGGTCAGCAATGAAGTAGCCACGTCGCTCCTGAAAGTTCGGGAAGTTGAACGACGGGTGCAGGGGCTCGAACGGCAGTTTAGTGACCAGTTCGATCAGTTGAACCGGGGCGTCATTGCCAACTTCCAGAAGGGCAACATCTCTTTGCTCGAATTTGTCGACATGATCGAAGCCTATAACGACAGTGTTCAGCAGCTTAACCGCCTGAAGGCCGACCGCGTTGGTGCCTACGAAGAACTGAATTACCTCATTGGCGAAGACTTATTTAAGGAATAA
- a CDS encoding efflux RND transporter periplasmic adaptor subunit, which produces MKRNRLSIPLFTLSILLLIACEPKPVHEEEKAFRLSDTMMSRIRLDSVVTQPVRNELTLVGKVVADENRVIKVFPLVGGNVEEVKVELGDYVHKGQTLASIRSGEVADLERQTIQARSDLLLAEKNLRVAQDLFETKLTSQREVVSAQKELEQAQAEVNRITEVSRIYGIGKSSIYTVKAPIDGYVIEKNVNRDMQLRSDNADNLFTIGQISEVWVLANVNESDIGKVRQGMEASIQTLSYPDEEFRGQVDKIYTVLDPNTKAMTVRIRLNNKAMKLKPEMHATVTLRYAAGGQLATVPASSIIFDRSKRYVLVYRGRADIETREVNVLKSLGSIAYISQGVKPGEKVISKDQLLVYNALNN; this is translated from the coding sequence ATGAAACGCAATCGACTCTCAATACCATTGTTCACGCTGAGCATATTGCTGCTTATAGCGTGTGAACCCAAACCAGTGCATGAAGAAGAAAAAGCATTCCGACTGTCGGACACGATGATGAGCCGAATCAGGCTGGATAGTGTTGTGACACAACCCGTGCGCAATGAATTAACCCTGGTCGGAAAGGTTGTTGCCGACGAAAACCGGGTTATCAAAGTCTTTCCGCTGGTTGGCGGCAATGTCGAAGAGGTGAAGGTAGAGTTGGGCGACTATGTTCATAAAGGGCAGACGCTGGCTTCTATCCGGTCGGGCGAGGTCGCGGATCTGGAACGACAAACGATTCAGGCGCGGTCAGATCTGCTCCTGGCCGAGAAAAACCTACGGGTCGCTCAGGATCTGTTCGAAACGAAACTCACCTCCCAGCGCGAGGTCGTGTCGGCCCAGAAAGAACTGGAACAGGCACAGGCCGAAGTGAATCGCATCACCGAAGTTTCCCGGATTTACGGCATTGGCAAATCGTCTATCTACACGGTAAAAGCACCCATCGACGGCTACGTCATTGAAAAGAACGTCAACCGCGATATGCAGCTCCGCTCCGATAATGCCGATAACCTCTTTACCATCGGGCAAATCAGCGAAGTATGGGTGCTGGCCAACGTCAACGAAAGCGACATTGGTAAAGTACGGCAGGGCATGGAAGCCTCCATTCAAACGCTCAGTTATCCGGATGAGGAATTTCGGGGGCAAGTCGATAAAATCTATACCGTTCTCGACCCGAACACGAAAGCCATGACGGTGCGTATCCGACTGAACAACAAAGCAATGAAGCTGAAGCCCGAAATGCACGCTACCGTCACGTTGCGGTATGCAGCAGGTGGGCAATTGGCAACCGTACCGGCCAGCTCCATCATTTTCGACCGCTCAAAACGCTACGTCCTGGTCTATCGGGGACGCGCCGACATCGAAACCCGTGAGGTCAATGTCCTCAAATCGCTGGGTAGCATTGCCTACATCAGTCAGGGTGTAAAACCGGGCGAAAAAGTCATTTCCAAAGATCAGTTATTGGTCTACAACGCGCTAAATAACTGA
- a CDS encoding efflux RND transporter permease subunit: protein MNKLINNIVGFSLKNRFFIFFMTAALVIAGVFSYLKTPLEAFPDVTNTQIIVVTEWNGRSAEEVERFVTVPIEVAMNSVQRKSNVRSTTMFGLSVLKVIFDDDVDDFFARQQVNNLLRNVSLPDGVEPEIQPPYGPTGEIFRYTLESKDRDSRELLTLQNWVIDRQLRSVPGVADVVAFGGRDKMYELRVNPTQLTKYDITPLEVYQAVTRSNINVGGDVIERNGQAYVVRGVGLLTSIQDIENIIIEEMGGNPVLVKNVADVTESNLPRVGQVGLDASDDVVEGIVVMRKGENPSDVLGRVKAKIEDLNTRILPSDVKMVTFYDRDNLIEFCTHTVLHNLTEGIVLVTVIVFLFMADWRTTLIVSIIIPLALLFAFICLRLRGMSANLLSMGAIDFGIIIDGAVVMVEGVFVSLDHLAHRVGMARYNRMAKLGLIRKTGGELGKAVFFSKLIIITALLPIFSFQKVEGKMFSPLAWTLGFALLGALLFTLTLVPVLCSILLKKNVREKNNPIVNFFERIVMGAFGWCYRHRRMSLIGSICFMVATFFSSTMLGTEFLPQLNEGALWVTAELPMSMSLPESVAMAKTIRQDLKSFPEVKQVLSQVGRSNDGTDPNGFYFCQFQVDLRPKDEWTERLAGHRLTTEQLTDEMDSKLRRYAGVLYNYSQPIIDNVAEAVAGYKASNGIKIFGPDVYELEKYANQAMDAVKDVEGIKDLGIIRNVGQPEMSIQFHDHKMALYGVSTADAQAVIEMAIGGKTASILYEGERKFDIRVRFQPEYRQSDDDIMRLMVPTMSGGKIPLKEIATIRQVTGPAFIYRDLNQRFIGVKFSVRGRDLGSTIAEAQQRIREKLQPEKGYSVEWVGEFENQVRATDQLTKVVPISIAAIFVILFITFGNAKDAGLVLLNVPFALIGGILALHVTSMNFGISAGVGFIALFGICVQNGVILISVFNKNRQLRMPLDRAIREGVQSRIRPVVMTALMAAIGLFPAAISTGIGSETQKPLAIVVIGGLLTATVLTLLVFPIIYRLFYRNKMAVSADRGNNVELAEAV from the coding sequence ATGAATAAACTCATCAATAATATAGTCGGTTTTTCGCTCAAAAACCGCTTTTTTATTTTCTTCATGACGGCGGCACTAGTCATTGCCGGTGTGTTCAGTTACCTAAAAACCCCGCTCGAAGCTTTTCCCGACGTAACCAATACGCAGATTATCGTCGTGACAGAATGGAATGGCCGCTCGGCCGAAGAGGTCGAACGATTCGTGACGGTACCGATTGAGGTCGCCATGAACTCCGTCCAGCGTAAATCCAATGTACGCTCGACCACTATGTTCGGTCTATCGGTACTGAAAGTGATTTTCGATGATGATGTCGACGATTTTTTTGCCCGTCAGCAGGTCAACAACCTACTTCGCAACGTATCGCTCCCCGATGGTGTCGAACCCGAAATTCAGCCGCCTTACGGACCAACAGGAGAAATTTTCCGGTATACCCTCGAAAGTAAGGATCGTGATAGCCGTGAGTTGCTGACACTCCAGAACTGGGTCATCGACCGACAGCTCCGCAGTGTACCGGGCGTAGCCGATGTGGTGGCCTTTGGTGGTCGCGACAAGATGTATGAGCTACGGGTTAACCCCACCCAACTGACGAAATACGACATTACACCACTTGAAGTCTACCAGGCCGTTACGCGCAGCAACATCAACGTTGGGGGCGACGTGATTGAGCGTAACGGCCAGGCTTATGTCGTGCGGGGCGTCGGCCTGCTGACGTCCATTCAGGATATTGAGAATATCATTATCGAAGAGATGGGCGGCAATCCTGTGCTGGTCAAAAACGTGGCCGACGTCACCGAATCGAATTTGCCCCGCGTTGGTCAGGTGGGACTGGATGCCAGCGACGACGTGGTGGAAGGCATCGTGGTTATGCGAAAAGGTGAGAATCCCAGTGATGTACTCGGTCGGGTAAAAGCCAAAATCGAGGATCTGAATACCCGCATTTTACCATCCGATGTGAAGATGGTCACCTTCTACGACCGCGACAACCTGATTGAATTCTGCACGCATACGGTATTGCATAATCTCACCGAAGGAATAGTACTGGTAACGGTTATCGTGTTTTTATTCATGGCCGACTGGCGAACTACGCTGATCGTCTCCATCATTATTCCGCTGGCTTTGCTGTTTGCTTTTATCTGTCTTCGATTGCGGGGGATGTCGGCCAACCTGCTGTCGATGGGCGCGATCGATTTCGGTATCATCATCGACGGAGCGGTCGTGATGGTCGAGGGGGTGTTTGTGTCGCTGGATCACCTGGCTCACCGAGTTGGCATGGCTCGCTACAACCGAATGGCGAAGCTCGGTCTGATCCGCAAAACGGGTGGCGAATTAGGAAAGGCGGTTTTCTTTTCCAAGCTCATCATTATCACGGCGCTGCTACCTATTTTCTCCTTCCAGAAAGTAGAAGGCAAAATGTTTTCACCCCTCGCCTGGACACTTGGCTTCGCCTTGCTGGGAGCTTTGTTGTTTACATTGACGCTGGTGCCGGTACTCTGTTCCATCCTGCTGAAGAAAAACGTACGGGAGAAGAACAATCCTATTGTCAACTTCTTCGAACGAATCGTGATGGGCGCGTTTGGCTGGTGTTATCGTCACCGCCGGATGAGCCTTATTGGGTCGATCTGCTTTATGGTAGCCACATTTTTCTCGTCAACGATGCTTGGCACCGAGTTCCTGCCTCAGTTAAACGAGGGGGCGCTTTGGGTCACTGCCGAATTGCCCATGAGCATGTCGCTTCCTGAAAGTGTAGCCATGGCCAAAACCATCCGGCAAGATCTCAAGTCATTTCCCGAAGTGAAGCAGGTGCTCTCACAGGTGGGTCGATCCAACGACGGGACAGACCCAAACGGCTTCTATTTCTGCCAGTTCCAGGTCGATTTACGGCCCAAAGATGAATGGACCGAACGGCTTGCCGGACATAGGCTTACCACCGAGCAACTCACCGATGAAATGGATTCGAAACTACGCCGTTACGCCGGGGTGCTCTACAACTACTCACAGCCCATCATCGATAACGTAGCCGAAGCAGTGGCTGGTTATAAGGCCAGCAACGGTATTAAGATTTTCGGGCCAGATGTGTATGAGCTGGAGAAATACGCCAATCAGGCGATGGATGCCGTCAAAGACGTTGAGGGCATCAAAGATCTGGGTATTATCCGCAACGTCGGTCAGCCTGAAATGAGTATTCAGTTCCATGATCACAAGATGGCGCTCTATGGGGTATCGACAGCTGATGCTCAGGCAGTGATCGAGATGGCAATCGGTGGAAAAACAGCATCAATTCTGTACGAGGGCGAACGAAAATTCGACATCCGGGTGCGGTTTCAGCCCGAATACCGCCAGAGCGACGATGATATTATGCGGCTGATGGTGCCAACAATGAGCGGAGGTAAAATACCGCTGAAAGAAATTGCCACCATCCGGCAGGTAACCGGCCCCGCCTTTATTTACCGGGACCTCAACCAGCGATTTATTGGTGTGAAATTTTCGGTACGGGGCCGCGATCTGGGGAGCACCATCGCCGAAGCGCAACAACGCATCCGCGAAAAACTCCAGCCCGAAAAAGGCTATTCGGTTGAGTGGGTAGGCGAATTCGAGAATCAGGTACGGGCCACCGATCAGTTAACGAAAGTCGTACCGATCAGTATTGCAGCCATTTTCGTGATTCTGTTCATTACGTTTGGCAATGCTAAAGATGCAGGACTGGTCTTACTCAACGTTCCTTTTGCCCTGATTGGCGGTATACTGGCCTTGCATGTTACCAGCATGAATTTCGGTATTTCGGCCGGTGTAGGCTTCATTGCCTTATTCGGCATCTGCGTACAGAACGGTGTCATTCTGATTTCGGTCTTCAACAAAAATCGGCAGCTACGAATGCCACTCGACCGGGCCATTCGTGAGGGTGTTCAGTCGCGTATCCGGCCCGTAGTCATGACCGCACTAATGGCTGCCATTGGTCTGTTTCCAGCCGCCATTTCTACTGGCATCGGCTCCGAAACCCAGAAACCACTGGCCATCGTCGTTATTGGTGGACTACTTACAGCAACGGTGTTGACACTCCTGGTTTTCCCAATCATATACCGATTGTTCTACCGAAATAAAATGGCCGTATCCGCAGATAGAGGGAATAATGTGGAACTGGCAGAAGCCGTGTGA
- a CDS encoding RagB/SusD family nutrient uptake outer membrane protein has protein sequence MKTIIKYIGITFTMLAGLPACEVERLPETSISDQTYWRSEGDLKSAANYLYTFLPAWSTEDVWSDDAIGLASNNISDGSRLAPATDGNYNTNYNLIRAANNIVEKAPRASASTDKAIIDRYTAEARFFRAWGYYNLVQRFGDVPLILKTLDEAAPELSAPASPRAAIFEQIYQDLDFAAQKLPTHTVLGTADFGRISNTAALAFKARVALFEGTRSKYHNYGEPAKHLKAAADAAKAVIDSKQHDLFTGAYFDLFQMPGEGRQNRENVIVKQYGVSLTERVVTHSYYRGSLENGNMNPTKSLADSYLMKDGLPIAKSPLYKAPVVSTDVFVDRDTRMSDTFMKKGDPMMTTKPIFDIAPLVFNKTGFMFRKTANVDDWNTQASTIDRPILRYAEVLVTYAEALYELNGSISDADLDLTVNRLRQRGGVAKLTNTFATANGLNIRDEIRRERRVELAQEGFRYWDLLRWKTAETELPKPVLGNYFFKAEFGTVTSVKLTSDNYILVQEASFRKFDPNKDYLWPLPINEIALNPALKQNKGW, from the coding sequence ATGAAAACGATCATCAAATACATCGGCATTACCTTTACAATGCTTGCGGGTTTACCCGCCTGTGAGGTAGAGCGACTACCCGAAACATCCATCAGCGACCAGACCTACTGGCGATCGGAAGGCGATCTGAAATCTGCCGCTAATTACCTCTACACCTTTTTACCGGCCTGGTCGACCGAGGACGTTTGGTCGGATGATGCAATTGGTCTGGCTTCCAATAACATTAGCGATGGGTCAAGGCTCGCCCCGGCAACTGATGGAAACTATAATACCAACTATAACTTAATTCGGGCGGCTAACAATATTGTCGAGAAAGCACCACGGGCTTCTGCCAGTACCGATAAGGCAATCATTGATCGATATACGGCCGAAGCCCGGTTTTTTCGTGCCTGGGGGTATTATAATCTGGTTCAGCGCTTCGGTGACGTACCGCTGATCTTGAAAACGCTCGATGAAGCCGCGCCAGAATTATCGGCTCCAGCCAGCCCAAGAGCGGCCATTTTTGAGCAGATTTATCAGGATCTGGATTTTGCTGCACAGAAATTACCTACTCATACTGTGTTAGGTACGGCCGATTTTGGACGTATCAGCAACACCGCAGCGCTGGCCTTCAAAGCCCGAGTGGCGTTGTTTGAAGGAACCCGTTCGAAATACCATAATTACGGTGAGCCAGCCAAGCACCTCAAAGCAGCTGCTGATGCCGCTAAAGCCGTGATTGACAGCAAACAGCATGATCTGTTTACGGGCGCTTACTTCGACCTGTTTCAGATGCCTGGCGAGGGGCGACAAAATCGCGAAAACGTCATCGTTAAACAGTATGGCGTATCACTTACCGAGCGGGTTGTAACGCACAGTTATTATCGGGGCTCTCTGGAGAACGGCAATATGAATCCGACTAAAAGTTTAGCTGATTCATACCTGATGAAAGATGGACTGCCAATTGCCAAGTCGCCCCTCTATAAGGCTCCTGTGGTATCAACGGATGTGTTTGTGGATCGCGATACACGCATGAGCGATACATTTATGAAGAAGGGTGATCCAATGATGACCACAAAGCCAATCTTCGATATTGCTCCTCTGGTATTCAACAAAACGGGATTCATGTTCCGTAAAACGGCAAATGTTGATGACTGGAATACGCAGGCCTCAACGATTGACCGGCCAATACTTCGATATGCTGAAGTACTGGTAACTTATGCTGAAGCATTATATGAATTGAATGGCTCTATCAGTGATGCTGATCTCGACTTGACGGTTAACCGGTTGCGTCAGCGAGGTGGGGTAGCAAAACTGACCAATACTTTCGCCACGGCCAACGGCCTGAATATACGGGATGAGATACGTCGGGAACGGCGGGTCGAATTAGCGCAGGAAGGTTTCCGGTATTGGGATCTGCTGCGCTGGAAGACTGCCGAAACCGAATTGCCAAAACCTGTTTTGGGTAACTACTTCTTTAAGGCTGAGTTCGGTACGGTGACGTCGGTAAAGTTAACGTCCGATAACTACATACTCGTACAGGAGGCCAGCTTTCGCAAGTTCGATCCGAACAAGGATTATCTCTGGCCATTGCCGATTAATGAGATTGCGCTAAATCCGGCGTTAAAGCAGAATAAGGGCTGGTAA
- a CDS encoding SusC/RagA family TonB-linked outer membrane protein translates to MKKRLFYLKFRTSIAWLFLFQLVVGFNAFAGTADIPVSGKITDEKGDPLPGVSIVLKGTTRGTTSDGSGQFKLTVPNEKSVLIVSFVGYLRQEITVGNRTSVDVQLQSDDKALDEVVVVGYGTQKKVNLTGAVSTVDSKALQYRPTATLANALQGVTPGLTITRQSGQPGSQGIRLQIRGVTSANGNVDPLVMLDGVSVPIATMTTLNPNDIESISVLKDAAAAAIYGAQAAGGVVLITTKKGKAGKVTFDYLAQYGTDWAINVPGRMSLMDEALFSNLARKNSGSAPEYTDEELQRIRDGIPYVVNPADTGTYLYYNQQSLTDQLLRKYTAMKTHNFTARGGSDKVNFLLSAGYYEKQGVFKVGPDNAKRYNLRLNLGAQLTKNISLDTRLSYTLERIQQSSVGVDGQGLLYQVYRLRTRTPFFTPEGRYNGAGSAATAYGLLESGGYNDQNKRQFDGVATLQAANFVKGLTLRGIAGVQYRPANQEIFNRTVPLWGRSRILSYANNPNSYQVTNELVRNTNLQFLATYELKLGDKHNFTALGGYQWEDYREEGVSTTSSNLVSNDLPTLNLGDDRTKSNSEYVRARAFQSLFGRINYNYDGKYLFEATIRQDESSKLATGLRTKIFPSVSAGWNMQREEWFARALPLFTEFKLRGSWGRLGGALGDNIGYYDYLSQLSRGSGLVLGDSRTSYIFQGSIPSAALSWETIETSDIGIDLGFFQNKLQFTGDYYVKYNRNMLTPMQLPGTIGIGTPRQNNGELKSWGWETEIRYRGQIGKDFTYSVAANLSDNQNKLLSYSGRTVIGAGTNNLIEGYPINTIWGYQTAGYFQTADEVKNWAFQDNRSGAGDVKYIDQNGDGRITVGKGSAADYGDLTLLGTTTPRYQYGFTLSAQWKGFDLTIFMQGVGKRNYRPVTESIAPLLVTWKQALAIHSDYWTPENPNALYPRPYVGATHNYLASDKWTLNASYVRMKNLQFGYTLPSTLTEKVRIAQARFFFSGQDLFTISGLKAFQGYYDPETRDNVENDYPFFATASLGLNISF, encoded by the coding sequence ATGAAAAAACGATTATTCTACTTGAAATTTAGGACAAGTATAGCATGGCTATTTTTGTTTCAACTCGTAGTCGGATTCAATGCTTTTGCGGGAACTGCCGACATACCCGTTTCGGGTAAAATCACCGACGAAAAAGGTGATCCCCTGCCTGGTGTCAGCATCGTTCTGAAAGGAACAACACGCGGAACCACAAGCGATGGCAGTGGGCAGTTTAAACTAACCGTACCTAACGAAAAATCAGTCCTGATTGTCAGTTTTGTGGGATACCTGCGGCAGGAAATTACCGTTGGCAATCGTACCTCTGTTGATGTTCAGTTGCAGAGCGACGACAAGGCATTGGATGAAGTCGTTGTTGTGGGTTATGGTACCCAGAAAAAAGTAAACCTGACTGGTGCCGTTTCGACGGTTGATTCGAAAGCGCTCCAGTACCGACCTACGGCAACGTTAGCCAATGCATTACAGGGAGTTACGCCAGGGTTAACCATCACACGCCAAAGCGGTCAGCCGGGTAGCCAGGGTATTCGACTTCAGATACGGGGTGTGACATCGGCCAATGGTAACGTTGATCCGCTGGTTATGCTCGATGGGGTAAGCGTTCCTATCGCAACGATGACAACCCTCAATCCAAACGACATCGAGAGTATCAGTGTCTTGAAAGATGCAGCCGCGGCCGCTATTTATGGCGCGCAGGCAGCCGGTGGCGTCGTATTGATCACTACGAAAAAAGGTAAGGCCGGTAAAGTAACGTTCGATTACCTGGCTCAATATGGTACGGATTGGGCAATCAACGTTCCCGGACGAATGAGTTTGATGGATGAAGCCCTATTCTCGAACCTGGCTCGCAAAAATTCAGGAAGTGCCCCGGAGTATACGGACGAAGAACTGCAACGCATTCGCGATGGCATACCCTATGTAGTCAATCCGGCCGACACGGGTACGTATCTGTACTATAACCAGCAGTCATTGACGGATCAATTGTTGCGTAAATATACAGCCATGAAAACCCATAATTTCACGGCACGGGGTGGTTCTGATAAGGTCAATTTCCTGCTATCGGCGGGTTATTACGAGAAACAGGGGGTATTCAAAGTTGGACCTGATAATGCGAAAAGGTATAATTTACGGCTCAATTTAGGTGCGCAGTTAACCAAGAATATCTCACTCGACACGCGGCTTTCCTATACGCTGGAACGCATTCAACAGTCGTCGGTTGGGGTAGATGGGCAAGGGCTACTTTATCAGGTTTATCGCCTGCGAACGCGAACGCCCTTCTTTACCCCGGAAGGGCGCTATAATGGGGCAGGGTCAGCGGCTACCGCTTATGGATTACTCGAATCGGGTGGTTATAATGACCAGAACAAGCGGCAGTTCGATGGTGTTGCCACCCTTCAGGCGGCTAACTTCGTAAAAGGCCTGACACTGCGGGGCATTGCTGGCGTGCAGTATCGCCCTGCTAATCAGGAAATCTTCAACCGAACTGTACCACTTTGGGGAAGATCCCGAATTCTGAGTTATGCCAATAACCCGAACTCTTACCAGGTTACGAATGAGCTGGTTCGTAATACCAACTTACAATTCCTGGCAACCTATGAGCTGAAGTTGGGCGATAAGCATAACTTCACGGCATTGGGCGGTTATCAGTGGGAGGATTATCGGGAGGAGGGCGTTTCCACAACATCGAGCAATCTGGTAAGCAATGATCTGCCGACGCTTAACCTCGGTGATGATAGAACCAAGAGCAATAGTGAATACGTAAGAGCGAGAGCATTTCAATCCCTGTTCGGTCGGATCAACTATAACTACGATGGTAAATACCTGTTCGAGGCTACCATTCGGCAGGATGAAAGCTCGAAGCTGGCAACCGGATTGCGTACAAAAATATTCCCGTCGGTATCGGCTGGCTGGAATATGCAGCGTGAAGAATGGTTTGCACGGGCACTTCCGCTGTTTACCGAGTTCAAGCTCCGTGGTTCATGGGGTCGTCTGGGAGGAGCGTTGGGCGATAACATTGGATACTACGATTACCTGAGTCAACTAAGCCGCGGTTCTGGCTTAGTACTGGGCGATTCGCGGACGTCGTATATCTTCCAGGGGTCGATTCCGTCGGCGGCCTTGTCCTGGGAAACCATCGAAACCAGCGACATTGGTATCGACCTCGGATTTTTCCAGAATAAGCTTCAGTTTACGGGCGATTATTACGTGAAATATAATCGCAATATGCTGACTCCCATGCAGTTGCCAGGTACAATTGGCATCGGTACGCCAAGGCAGAACAATGGTGAACTGAAATCATGGGGTTGGGAAACAGAGATTCGTTATCGCGGCCAGATCGGGAAAGATTTTACCTACTCGGTAGCGGCTAACTTATCTGATAACCAGAATAAATTATTAAGCTATTCGGGCCGTACGGTTATTGGTGCCGGTACCAACAACCTGATTGAAGGCTATCCTATCAATACCATTTGGGGTTATCAGACAGCCGGTTACTTCCAAACGGCCGATGAAGTGAAGAACTGGGCGTTCCAGGACAACCGTTCCGGAGCAGGAGATGTAAAATACATTGACCAGAATGGCGATGGACGCATTACCGTTGGGAAAGGTTCTGCCGCCGATTACGGAGATCTGACCTTACTGGGTACAACTACCCCTCGGTATCAATATGGGTTTACGCTGAGTGCTCAGTGGAAAGGATTCGATCTGACGATTTTCATGCAAGGCGTCGGCAAACGAAACTACCGTCCAGTAACAGAGTCTATCGCGCCATTGCTGGTTACGTGGAAGCAGGCGCTGGCCATACACAGCGATTACTGGACCCCCGAAAATCCGAATGCGCTTTATCCCCGTCCGTATGTTGGCGCTACGCACAACTACCTGGCATCGGATAAATGGACGCTCAACGCTAGCTACGTTCGCATGAAGAACCTGCAATTTGGTTATACACTGCCAAGTACCTTAACGGAGAAGGTCCGCATTGCTCAGGCACGGTTTTTCTTCTCGGGTCAGGATCTGTTTACGATATCTGGCCTGAAAGCCTTCCAGGGCTACTATGACCCTGAAACACGCGATAACGTGGAAAACGATTATCCGTTTTTCGCTACGGCTTCATTAGGCCTGAATATCTCATTTTAA